AACCGCGATGGTTGCCGAAGGGACGGTATTAGGCGGGCGCTTCTTTGATGAGGTGCACAGCCTCGATTGGTTTGTTGATGCCGTACAGAAAGAAGTCGTCGCCACATTACACCGCAGTCCTACCAAGATTCCGCTGACGGATGCAGGCACCCATCAGCTCTTAGTGGCCGTTGAAAGCGTCTGCCGCGAAGGCGTGCGCAATGGCGCGTTTGCCGCAGGGGTGTGGCGGGGTGATCCGTTTGGGCATTTACACACCGGCGAGCGGCTTGAAGAAGGCTTTTATGTCTGGGTCGATACTGTTGATCGCCTCTCCAGCAGTGACCGTGAAGCCCGCAAAGCGCCCCCGATTCAAGTGGCGCTGAAACTCGCTGGCGCGATTCATGCCGCTGACATTCTTGTGAACTTTGATCGTTAATTCCTATGAGTACTACTTTTAGTCCCCGCGAAGTCTCTGTTTTAATCAATGGCGTGCGCCTTACCGATTGGAGTGACGGCAACGATGTGATTCAGGCTAAATTGAATGCTGATGCCGGTAGCTACACGATGGGCGCCAATGGCACTGGTGTTTTTATTGCGAATCCCGACCAGTCCGGCACGCTGACCCTAAAAATTAAACAGCAGAGCCCCGATAACCATTATTTAGATCGTTTATTTAAGCAGCAGCGATCAACCATCAAAACATTTATTCCCTTGACGCTCTCCATTGTCGATTTACTCAATGATGACAAAGTCAGCGGCTTAAACGGCTATTTCACCACCTCACCCGACTATACGCGAGGCATGGGCCATAACGCGGTCACCTGGACGCTGGTGTTTGAACAACTCACGATTACTTTAGAAAAAGGATTGGCTCACTCATGAAAACCCATCAATTCGAACTGGATGGCATCACCTATCGCATGACGCCCGCGAACGCGATGGCTGGCTGGACCGCTTTAAAGCAAGCTGGCAAATTACTTGAGGGGATTAAGGTTTCGCCTCAGAGTCAGGGCGAGATCGAAATCGGCACGCTTTTAGCTCATTTAGGCAGCCCGCAAGTCGCTGAGATCGAACGTCTGATTTATGAACATACGACTGTTCAAGCCAATCAAGATAAACCTTTTAGGCTCGCCCATCAGCTTGAGACCCATTTTAATCAGCACCGCTCGCACCTCATCCGCATTTTGCTGGAAGGCTGTAAGGTGCAATTCGCCGATTTTTTCAAAGGGGGCGCTTGGAACAGTCTAAGCGCCCTCATGCCCACTCCGGTTCAGACCTAATCGACTGGTTTATTTGGCTACCCATTATGCGCCAATTCTGCACCCTGAATGAACTGCGTTCTGTTTATACGCTGTCTGACTTAGTCGAGTTTCATCAGACCATAGCGCAGTGGGACACCATTCAAACCAAACTGACTCAAAACACCCATGGTCGTTGATGAATTTCTCTTTAAGCTCGGCGTCGTCGCGGATCTTAAGCAAGCCCGGCACTTTCGCCAAACGCTCTCCGATGTCGCCCGCACCGCTTCGATTGCTACAACCGCCGTGGGCGCATTGGCAGGCGGCCTCACCGCTTTCTTTGCCAAAGCGTTGAACGGCCTCAATACGCTGAATCAAGCGGCACGCGAAACCGGCGTCAGCGCCGAATATTTACAGCAACTCGGCTTTGCTGCGGCGCAAAATGGCGCTTCTCTTGAAGCGGCCACCGCTTCCGTACGCGGACTCTCTAAAGTCATTGGCGAGGCAGCGGATGGGATAGGACGCGGTGCACGCGCCTTTGAGCATTACGGCTTAAGCGCCAAAAACGCCAATGGCTCGATTAAATCCGTCACGCAGATGATGGGCGAATTGCAGGAAAAAATGCAGCGCCTCTCTGATCCTCAGCGCAGCGCCTTCTTACAAAAGATGGGCATCGATGCGGCGATGCTGCAAACGCTGCGCTTATCCAAAGCTGAGCTGCACGAGTTGATGCAAGAGGCACAGGATTTAGGCATCGCGACACAAGAGCAGGCGGATAGGGCTTCTGCCTGGGGCGATGCAATGATGCGCATAAGCTGGGTATTCAAGTCTTTACGTACACAAATCGCGTTGGGCCTAGCGCCTCAGTTACTTCTACTCGCGGATCGCTTCAAAGCCTTTTTGTTACGTCATAAAGAACTCATTCGGGATGGACTGCGTCGATTCATTGACATCCTGTTTGCTGCCGTACAAGCGCTGGTTCATACAGGGTCTGCGATGGATCGCGTGATCCGCCATACGATCGGCTGGAAAGCGGCTCTATGGGCATTGGTCGGTGTCTTAGCCTGGGTCAAGCGCGCAACGATGGCCGCATTTGTCGTCAATCCCGTTGCGTGGCTCGCTGCGGCTATCGCAGGGCTAATTGTCTTGATCGATGACTTGATGACCCATCTCCGAGGCGGTGAAGCCTCTTTGGCCAGATTTTGGGATTGGCTTGGAAACGGGATCAACTATGCCCAAGAAGCTTTTGCTCAATGCTGCAACTATTTAACTCGGTTTCAAAAGACGCTGGCGCAGGTATCCAGCAAAATTAAAGCTCTTATCAATTCAACCTGGGCACAGCTCGTTCAATTGATTCGTCAAACTTGGAAAAGCCTTTTAGCCAAAAGTACCGCACTTGTTGCCCGCCTTAAAACACTCTTTCTCTCGCTCTTGGAATCCGCTCGCACGCTATGGACGAATATCACGGATGGGATTGCTCAGGCTTTTGAAACGGCCTTTAACCGCATACAGTGCGCCTGGGACAACGTGTTTGGATGGATCTCGAAAGGGTGGGCCAAACTTCAATCCAGCTTCCGTTGGATGGGCGAAAAACTGAATCTGACACAAGCCATTGATATTTCTCAAGCCGTCAACCTGGCTTCGGCTTCCGCTCATCCAGCTGCGCATCAAAGTAACACTGTGACCCACCATACGACACATCATGCGCAGCGCACTCAGCAACAGACAGTCAATCAAGACATTAAAATTCATATCGCCTCTTCTGATCCCGTCGCCGCAGGCCGCGCCACTGTGGAGGCACTGCGTCAACAACGCATTGCTACACATAATAGCCACAGTGCGGCCAAACTATGACGATCTCAGTGATGCACCGCCGCATCGGCACCGTCACACTCGATGCAACGCTCGCTGAGCAACATCAGTCGGTGTTACGCATTTCTGAAAACCCGATTGAATCCGGTGCGTTGATTGCCGATCATGCAGCGCTTGAACCCAAACAGATTACGATCACTGGGATTGTGACCGATTACCAGCCACCGCCTGCAATCCCAACCGGTATGACGGGGGCGCTGCTACGCCAAAGTCCAGACTTTTTTAATCAGCTCCCTTTACCGACCGAAGTCAAATCAGTCACGATGCAGGCGGCTTCTCGGATTCAGCGAGAGTTAGGTTCTGCGCGCACCCTTCAGCAGTCAATCGCTAACAGCCTAGAGCAGGCGCGCCCCCTCGTTCCCTGGTTGCCAGCCTGGAGCGGAGTCGATTCCAGCTCGACTCAGGAGCGTGTACAGCAGGTGTATGAAGCACTGCTGGAATTACAACGGTCCATTGAACCCATTGAGATTATGACGGGCGCCAGGCTCTACAGCAATATGCTGCTACAGGCGATTAGCCTAAATCAGATGCAAGAGGGCGTGGCGGAATTCACTTTGACGTGCCGAGAAATCATGATCGTCAATACGCACGCCATCGCAGGCGTCAAACAGGCTTCTGGCAGAGCCGGCAAGCAAGCCGCCGCTAAAACGCAAAAAGGCAAAGTGCAACTCCAGCCCGCCGATAAAAAGAAGTCTTTGCTGAAGCATCTATTGGGCTAAGCCATGCATTTGATCCCCGTTGATTCCGCCCCGTATCAAGAAATGACGATTGCGTTTAAAGGGCATGCGTTGCGCTTAACCCTACGCTACAACAGTCTTGCCGATTATTGGGCGCTAGATGTTTTTGATTTAAAGCGGGATCGCTATACCGCCCAAGGGCTGCCGCTGGTTGTTGGTGTCCCTCTTTTATGGCGCAGACCTGTTGAGTATTGCTTCATTCTCAGCGATGAAAGCGGTATTGGCCTCGATCCAGTCGGTGGGGACGATTTAGGCCAGCGCTGTTTCCTGTATATCGTTGATAAAGCGCAGATTCATTTATGAAACAATTTGGCCGACGCTATCAGTTGGCGCTGGGCAATCCACACGATGGCGTACTGATCGATGCGCTGCGCGTCTCCTTTGACCTCTGTAAAACCATTGACGCTAAGCCCAATCCGGCTCAAATCTGCATTTGGAATCTGAATCGCACACATCTCAATCAGCTCTTGAGCGGCAGGTTTAAACGGATCGCCTTATCTGTGGGCTATGCAGAGCTGCGCTTACTCTATACCGGCGACATCCTCAAAGCTACGCTACAGCGCGATGGACTCGATTCGATTCTGGTGCTGGAGTGCGCTGATGGTGACACCGATTATCGGACTGCGCGTGTCTCGCTCACCCTCAAAGCAGGCACCTCGGATGGGCAAGCCATTCAGCAGCTTGCACAATCATTGGATCAAACCCAACTTGGTACCGTGGCTCACGGTCGGCTGAATAGCCTGCCTCGTGGGCGCGTCTTTTGCGGCAATACCCGCGATGCACTGCATCAAATCGCTCAGGCCAATCAGGCCGACTGGTCAATTCAGGATGGCGAATTAATGATGCTGCCGGCCCAGCAGGTATTAGCGGATGAAGCTGTTTTGATTTCTCAAGACACCGGCATGATCGGCGCACCTGAAGCCAGCGAAGACGGGCTGATCGTCACCGCTTTACTGAATCCCGCCATCCGTATCGGCAGCTTAGTGCGCGTGCACTCCGTCACTGAATCATTCAATGGCAATTATAAAGTCGTCAGCGTCTCGCATTGCGGTGATACCTATGGCGATGAATGGCTCACCACAATAACGGCTGTAGGCGGAGCCTTTACGCCCATTAAGGATAAATCATGAAATGGCATACCCCTTCCTTGGATGCTGCGATTGAAGCCAGCATCACCGCTGCCCTCAAAAAGCTGCATGTCGCCTTGCCGGGTCGAATTGTGAGTTTTGATCCCAGCACGCAAACCGCTTCCGTGCAGCCCTTGATCGAGCAGATTTTACAGAACGAGCAAGCCGCGCCTCTGCCTATGCTCACCGATGTGCCGGTGCACTTTCCCCGTGGCGGAGCCTTTGTACTCACCTTTCCCGTGGCGCCAGGCGACGAATGCTTAATACTCTTTGCTGAACGCTGTATTGATGGCTGGTTTGCCAGTGGGCAATCGAGCATTCCGCTGGATTATCGCCTGCATGATCTATCCGATGGCTTTGCTTTAGTCGGATTTTCTTCTTTACCTCGCGCCATTCCAGAGTATGCAACGGATGCGGTAATGATGCGCACGCTCGATGGCAGCGCTTACTTTAAATTGGATCAGGCGGGGCATATGACGATCAAAGGCACCCAATTGACGATCCAATGCCCCGTCGTCGTTGAACAGCTTTTAACCTACCAAGCCGGCTTAAGCGGTACCGGCAGCGCAGAAACTGGCACGACCATTACAGGCAATATCTCGCATAGCGGCGGTGAATTGAGTTCCAATGGCGTGACGCTGCATGCTCACCGGCATAGCGGAGTTAAAGCCGGCGGAGATTGCTCAGGTGGCCCACAATGAAAGTGCGGCGGCTCGATGCGAACCATGACTGGACCTTTGGACAAGGACGCGCCAATTATGCAACCCTCGCTGAATCGGTCGCCCAGCGCGTCAAATCTCGCTTATTGTCGTTTCAGGGTGATTGGTTTTTGGATCTAGAGCACGGCTTACCTTGGCTGCCCACCTTTGAGCGGCCTGCGGATTTGCGGAAGATTGAACACCTTGTGAAACGCACGATTTTACACACGCACGGGGTGCGCGAGCTTCTGAATTTAGAGTTGGCATGGGACGCCAGCACTCGCCGTCTAACGATGACTGCCCAGCTTAAAGATCACGATGATCAATTGATCGACATCACGAATTAGATTTCCCCAAAAAAGGAAAAAACCTCGAACTGTTAGCTGCAGTCGGTTTTTTTTGTTTCTACCCCTCGCACTTATTTATAGGATATGCATGGAAACTGTCACTGTCACATTTACCCCTACCGAGTTCCATAAAACCCTATGGCATATCGCCGCAAAGATATGGATTTGCATGATTATCTGGCGTTTGCCTGAGCTGATTAAGGCGGTGTGCTCCGTCGCGTGTACATACATTCACGCAACACACTAGATGGCTCAACTGACTGAACAAGGCTTCATCATTGAGCGATTGGATGCCAACCTCGCTCAGCTCGATGCAGGCTTTAGAGCTATTTACGGCGCGGACATCAATACCGAGCCAGATAGTCCTGATGGACAACTCATTGGCCTCATCGCCCAAATTAAAACCGATCTGGAAGAACTCGCTGAATCCATTTATAAAGCACTCGATCCTGAAGCTGCCAGTGGTGTTTGGCTTGAACAGCGCGTCGCCTATGCCGGACTCACGCGCAGACAAGCGCGCTATAGCTATCTACGCCATACGGTTTTGACCGGCACGCCCAGCACGTTGATTCCGGCTGGCGCAGTCCTCACCGATCCGCATCATCGACGGTGGGTTGTCGTAGCCAATACCACGCTGAATGAAAATGGCTCGGCGCACGCTGATTTAAGAAGTGAAACGCTCGGTGCCTTTCCTCTGCCGGCCCACACCGAACTCACCCTAGAAACGCTCTTTTTAGGCTGGCGCTCCGCTCAAAGCAGCCAAGCCGCAGAAGTCGGAGAAGAGGAAGAAACCGATGCCGAGCTGCGACGCCGGTTCTTTATTAGCCGTGCAAAAGCGGCTCAAAACTCCGTCGATGGGATGATCGTTAAGCTCTTACAGCTCGCCGATGTCCGGCAAGCCGTCTGTTTAGAAAATGACAGCAATCGAACCGATGCAAACGATGTTCCTGCGCACAGCCTTAATATTATTGTAGAAGGCGGCTCAGATGCCGAGATTGCTCAGGTGATCTTTGAGAATAAAACCGCTGGCACAGGGCTACGCGGCGCAGTGCAAACGCACATTCTCGACAACACAGGTATGACGCGCTCAATCCGCTTTGATCGACCCGCGGTCGTCGACTGCGCTGCTTACCTCGAAGTGCGCCGTAATGCCCATTTTACGGCGGTCGACGTTGAAGCGATTAAAGCCACACTAACCAGAACCGCGTTCAGCATGGGCGAAACGGTACTGCTCTCGCGCTTATACAGCCCTATCAATACCGTACAAGGGTTTTGGGTGGAAACACTCAACATTGGTCGACGCGGCACACCCCTCGCCGCCAGTAATATTGAAATCGGCGTGCGCGAAATGGCCCGCTTTGCGGCTAACGATATTGAAGTCGTCGTGCTCTAAAAATCACACACCATGTCTTATGAATCACTGCTTATCTGGCAGTATAAGGGCAAGCCCAAAGCACGCGCCACCGCACAACTGATTGATCACTATTTTAGTGACACATGGCAGGGTCTCGCCGATCTACCCAATGCCCTCCATATTGAGATCGCTTCAGGCAAAAACCTAGACCTAGTGGGCCAACATGTCGGGCAATCCCGTGTCTTGTCAGGTCTGGCCCCTCGCAGTTTGTTCGGTTTTGAGCGCGCACCAGGCGCTCAAGGTTTGAGTCGAACCGGTTTAGGCGGCGGCAAATGGTATCGTAAGGGCGATGTCATTACCGATTCCGTCGTGCTCGATGACGATGATTTTCGCTTTCTCATCAAATGCCGCATCGCCAAAAACCATATGACGGGCACCCTCCCTGACATTACACACGCGCTGGATTTTATCTTTGGCGGGCAAGCCAGTGTCTATGATCAGTTCGACATGAGTTTCACCGTCACCATTCGCA
The Mycoavidus cysteinexigens genome window above contains:
- a CDS encoding phage structural protein; translation: MSTTFSPREVSVLINGVRLTDWSDGNDVIQAKLNADAGSYTMGANGTGVFIANPDQSGTLTLKIKQQSPDNHYLDRLFKQQRSTIKTFIPLTLSIVDLLNDDKVSGLNGYFTTSPDYTRGMGHNAVTWTLVFEQLTITLEKGLAHS
- a CDS encoding phage tail assembly chaperone, giving the protein MKTHQFELDGITYRMTPANAMAGWTALKQAGKLLEGIKVSPQSQGEIEIGTLLAHLGSPQVAEIERLIYEHTTVQANQDKPFRLAHQLETHFNQHRSHLIRILLEGCKVQFADFFKGGAWNSLSALMPTPVQT
- a CDS encoding phage tail tape measure protein translates to MVVDEFLFKLGVVADLKQARHFRQTLSDVARTASIATTAVGALAGGLTAFFAKALNGLNTLNQAARETGVSAEYLQQLGFAAAQNGASLEAATASVRGLSKVIGEAADGIGRGARAFEHYGLSAKNANGSIKSVTQMMGELQEKMQRLSDPQRSAFLQKMGIDAAMLQTLRLSKAELHELMQEAQDLGIATQEQADRASAWGDAMMRISWVFKSLRTQIALGLAPQLLLLADRFKAFLLRHKELIRDGLRRFIDILFAAVQALVHTGSAMDRVIRHTIGWKAALWALVGVLAWVKRATMAAFVVNPVAWLAAAIAGLIVLIDDLMTHLRGGEASLARFWDWLGNGINYAQEAFAQCCNYLTRFQKTLAQVSSKIKALINSTWAQLVQLIRQTWKSLLAKSTALVARLKTLFLSLLESARTLWTNITDGIAQAFETAFNRIQCAWDNVFGWISKGWAKLQSSFRWMGEKLNLTQAIDISQAVNLASASAHPAAHQSNTVTHHTTHHAQRTQQQTVNQDIKIHIASSDPVAAGRATVEALRQQRIATHNSHSAAKL
- a CDS encoding phage baseplate protein produces the protein MTISVMHRRIGTVTLDATLAEQHQSVLRISENPIESGALIADHAALEPKQITITGIVTDYQPPPAIPTGMTGALLRQSPDFFNQLPLPTEVKSVTMQAASRIQRELGSARTLQQSIANSLEQARPLVPWLPAWSGVDSSSTQERVQQVYEALLELQRSIEPIEIMTGARLYSNMLLQAISLNQMQEGVAEFTLTCREIMIVNTHAIAGVKQASGRAGKQAAAKTQKGKVQLQPADKKKSLLKHLLG
- a CDS encoding phage baseplate plug family protein; translation: MHLIPVDSAPYQEMTIAFKGHALRLTLRYNSLADYWALDVFDLKRDRYTAQGLPLVVGVPLLWRRPVEYCFILSDESGIGLDPVGGDDLGQRCFLYIVDKAQIHL
- a CDS encoding phage protein, whose protein sequence is MKQFGRRYQLALGNPHDGVLIDALRVSFDLCKTIDAKPNPAQICIWNLNRTHLNQLLSGRFKRIALSVGYAELRLLYTGDILKATLQRDGLDSILVLECADGDTDYRTARVSLTLKAGTSDGQAIQQLAQSLDQTQLGTVAHGRLNSLPRGRVFCGNTRDALHQIAQANQADWSIQDGELMMLPAQQVLADEAVLISQDTGMIGAPEASEDGLIVTALLNPAIRIGSLVRVHSVTESFNGNYKVVSVSHCGDTYGDEWLTTITAVGGAFTPIKDKS
- a CDS encoding Gp138 family membrane-puncturing spike protein, with amino-acid sequence MKWHTPSLDAAIEASITAALKKLHVALPGRIVSFDPSTQTASVQPLIEQILQNEQAAPLPMLTDVPVHFPRGGAFVLTFPVAPGDECLILFAERCIDGWFASGQSSIPLDYRLHDLSDGFALVGFSSLPRAIPEYATDAVMMRTLDGSAYFKLDQAGHMTIKGTQLTIQCPVVVEQLLTYQAGLSGTGSAETGTTITGNISHSGGELSSNGVTLHAHRHSGVKAGGDCSGGPQ
- a CDS encoding baseplate J/gp47 family protein codes for the protein MAQLTEQGFIIERLDANLAQLDAGFRAIYGADINTEPDSPDGQLIGLIAQIKTDLEELAESIYKALDPEAASGVWLEQRVAYAGLTRRQARYSYLRHTVLTGTPSTLIPAGAVLTDPHHRRWVVVANTTLNENGSAHADLRSETLGAFPLPAHTELTLETLFLGWRSAQSSQAAEVGEEEETDAELRRRFFISRAKAAQNSVDGMIVKLLQLADVRQAVCLENDSNRTDANDVPAHSLNIIVEGGSDAEIAQVIFENKTAGTGLRGAVQTHILDNTGMTRSIRFDRPAVVDCAAYLEVRRNAHFTAVDVEAIKATLTRTAFSMGETVLLSRLYSPINTVQGFWVETLNIGRRGTPLAASNIEIGVREMARFAANDIEVVVL
- a CDS encoding DUF2612 domain-containing protein, producing MSYESLLIWQYKGKPKARATAQLIDHYFSDTWQGLADLPNALHIEIASGKNLDLVGQHVGQSRVLSGLAPRSLFGFERAPGAQGLSRTGLGGGKWYRKGDVITDSVVLDDDDFRFLIKCRIAKNHMTGTLPDITHALDFIFGGQASVYDQFDMSFTVTIRSDQITAFKRYAIQTLDILPRPAGVNVNYVVLANITAFGFANSPGAFAFNHGKFARYL